A section of the Delphinus delphis chromosome 1, mDelDel1.2, whole genome shotgun sequence genome encodes:
- the CCDC163 gene encoding transmembrane protein CCDC163, with protein MSRSLRWSEHLDALLNATDGNVARIKQRLYPLGVSTTAGDLTGTWISPHYLPPQSGVQAQQPWALETPIVPERLSWAEARSASSLWDEFTILRSQLRSQAQVTEALRQAVQGLLEEREQQKYQISALEASLRLLQGGPEQRVLLLEQRLEGLRRELQGL; from the exons ATGAGTAGGAGCCTGAGATGGTCTGAGCACCTCGATGCGCTTCTCAATGCTACTGACGGAAATGTGGCCAGGATTAAG cAAAGGCTGTATCCCCTTGGAGTCTCCACCACGG CAGGAGACCTGACTGGGACCTGGATTTCCCCTCATTACTTGCCTCCCCAGTCAGGAGTCCAAGCTCAACAGCCTTGGGCTCTAGAGACTCCCATTGTCCCAGAGAGACTAAGTTGGGCTGAGGCCCGTAGTGCATCTTCTCTCTGGGATGAATTTACTATTCTTCGATCCCAGCTTCGATCCCAGGCTCAG GTGACTGAGGCGCTAAGGCAGGCTGTGCAGGGCCTGCTGGAAGAGCGAGAGCAGCAGAAGTACCAGATCTCTGCCCTAGAAG CATCACTAAGGTTGCTGCAGGGGGGCCCAGAGCAAAGGGTCCTTCTCCTGGAGCAACGCCTGGAGGGGCTGAGAAGGGAACTGCAGGGCCTTTGA